GAAACCCGTAGCCCTCCTCGGGAAAAATGCGGCTGATCACCGCGAATGGCCCCTCTTCGTGGTACTTCACGTCCTGGCGCTGCCGGCTGATGAATTTCTGGATCTGGCGGGCGGCGCTTTCAAAGGCCCGGTTAATAGCGGCGTAAAGGTCTTCATGGGGCTCCTTCTTGACCACGATCTCGCTGCCGGGAACCGAAATCGTGATCCGGACGTTGTAGAGCACCCCTTTTTGCTGCCGCTGATGCGGGATTTCCACCACCACGTCACAGCGGATGATCCTATCGAACATGCGCTCGAGTTTGTCGGCGCGCTCTCGAATGGCGGTTTCGATGGCATCGGTGAGGTCAAAATTGCGGGAAGTAATCTGAAGCGGGATGTTCATCCTGTCACCTCCTGAGGGTAAAGGCGGGGGTGCGGCAATTGACCGGTCATGGGAGCACAGTGGCCGCATGACCCCCTGATCGATATCCATAACTGCCTTTTGCCCTTGAAAATAATACCGATTGCCGTGTTGTGCGCGAACTTTTTTTTGGGGTTGACCACAGGGGCGGGGACCTTGGCCGCGACGACCGCTACCGCCCGTCGGGTGGTCTGAGGCGCTGGGTAGCAACCGATAGGCCACGCCGCTGGCGGGCTGCAGCAGAGGCCCAGCGCCTGCCCCGCTGCACGCACGCCTGAACGGGGCCCATTGCAAAAGCAGCATGCCCCCGAAAGGGGCTGCGCGGCGCACGCCAGGGTCAATCG
The sequence above is a segment of the Desulfobacteraceae bacterium genome. Coding sequences within it:
- the raiA gene encoding ribosome-associated translation inhibitor RaiA, yielding MNIPLQITSRNFDLTDAIETAIRERADKLERMFDRIIRCDVVVEIPHQRQQKGVLYNVRITISVPGSEIVVKKEPHEDLYAAINRAFESAARQIQKFISRQRQDVKYHEEGPFAVISRIFPEEGYGFLAAADGREIYFHQNSVVGGIFAQLAAGERVRFVESVGEKGPQASTVKPA